In Dolichospermum flos-aquae CCAP 1403/13F, the following proteins share a genomic window:
- a CDS encoding DUF2256 domain-containing protein: MGRVRSKSDLPEKICVVCQRPFAWRKKWQDCWDEVKYCSERCRRRRSHAKN, encoded by the coding sequence ATGGGGCGTGTTCGTTCTAAATCTGATTTACCAGAAAAAATCTGTGTAGTCTGTCAACGTCCATTTGCTTGGCGGAAAAAATGGCAAGATTGCTGGGATGAAGTGAAATATTGCTCAGAACGTTGTCGTCGTCGTCGTTCTCACGCAAAAAATTAA